From the genome of Campylobacter sp. MIT 99-7217, one region includes:
- a CDS encoding autotransporter outer membrane beta-barrel domain-containing protein: MKRRLKKKIFLSFSVASLLYTTSFGADFTLTNQTNINDYFDVTNKTTSLKNSYKNDNLKINFQIDDFPEVLEDTANYSDYALNINLDKQYDLELVNNHSGGVYLSNLSATANDISVDDISLYIDRASVINANLYLSGTTTPSFNNTGKESSIEVYNGNLPGMGNLRGDLLINGDFEAEKTSLWIYGTSIRVSQNAHIENSLFIVPRLNFSDLEFSNTTLMQAKSFNDLSSNEANILLFKNLLDHVDEATRAKLSLYDVKTLFARVDFNDILGAEKFLNYNLAVVDCAGQKCLVMSSKLNDLAKNPLNQVKLDIKSIESLIEAGDEDLAGGETQAEWDLAKKSLENEKIKLEDLIDKAEASGGLFDDEAYVNLVAPNLSTEDKTAVLALRSIASALPNGIGADLVSRGGIELAKNIKENTENTGKSVSNLNSSVSGVNTSMNVANDVSIGQRVAMLNNPYGNYASKLSKLRFASSNKIASDMKMSYVSENSQSIWANVFGGNNIIDGNSGAMTGATVGAEKIGENALWGIYFSYANAKIKDKNLEQKSDNFQVGIYSNFTFASDMETHIKIYTQVSPTRQNSLDITGVYEADFMGTNLGLSANLGKLFGSESFSVKPFVGANYYLSHTPRYTQAGLIAKNIDKITNNSISAELGAELRAYMSESSYFFASPKIEQFVYNEGGDYTANLAVNNAFFTSVEADNKKKTYAQLILGGSIDFSEKFSANLGLGAKQILAGKVDKKNETYLSGQLGLKYNY, translated from the coding sequence ATGAAAAGAAGACTGAAGAAAAAAATTTTTCTTAGTTTTAGTGTGGCAAGTTTGCTTTATACAACAAGTTTTGGTGCTGATTTTACTCTAACAAATCAAACAAATATTAATGATTATTTTGATGTGACAAACAAAACAACAAGTCTTAAAAATTCCTATAAAAACGATAATTTGAAGATAAATTTTCAAATTGATGATTTTCCTGAAGTACTAGAAGATACAGCTAATTATAGCGATTATGCCCTAAATATAAATCTAGACAAACAATACGATCTTGAGCTTGTTAATAATCACAGTGGCGGCGTCTATCTTAGTAACCTCAGTGCTACGGCAAATGATATAAGTGTTGATGATATATCTTTGTATATAGATAGAGCTTCTGTGATCAATGCTAATTTATATTTATCAGGCACTACCACCCCATCTTTTAACAATACAGGTAAAGAATCATCTATCGAAGTTTATAATGGAAATTTACCGGGAATGGGAAATTTAAGAGGAGATCTTTTAATCAATGGAGATTTTGAAGCTGAGAAAACATCTCTTTGGATTTATGGAACTTCTATAAGGGTTAGTCAAAATGCTCATATCGAAAATTCATTATTTATCGTACCAAGACTTAATTTTAGCGATTTAGAATTTTCTAATACCACTCTTATGCAAGCAAAAAGTTTTAATGACTTATCAAGCAATGAAGCAAATATTTTGCTCTTTAAAAACTTGCTTGATCATGTTGATGAGGCAACAAGAGCGAAATTAAGTCTTTATGATGTGAAAACTCTTTTTGCTAGGGTTGATTTTAATGATATTTTAGGAGCGGAAAAATTTTTGAATTATAATTTAGCCGTGGTTGATTGTGCTGGGCAAAAATGCCTTGTGATGAGTTCTAAGCTTAATGATTTAGCAAAAAATCCTTTAAATCAAGTTAAATTAGATATAAAATCCATAGAAAGCCTGATAGAAGCTGGAGATGAGGATTTAGCTGGCGGAGAGACTCAAGCAGAATGGGATTTGGCTAAAAAATCTTTAGAAAATGAAAAAATCAAGCTTGAAGATCTTATTGATAAAGCTGAGGCGAGCGGTGGGTTATTTGATGATGAAGCTTATGTTAATTTAGTAGCTCCAAATTTAAGCACTGAGGATAAAACAGCTGTTTTAGCTCTTCGCTCTATAGCATCAGCCTTGCCTAATGGTATAGGTGCTGATTTGGTCAGTAGAGGAGGGATTGAGCTGGCTAAAAATATCAAAGAAAATACCGAAAATACAGGCAAAAGCGTGAGCAATCTAAATAGTAGTGTAAGTGGTGTAAATACAAGCATGAATGTAGCTAATGATGTGTCCATAGGACAAAGAGTAGCTATGCTTAATAATCCTTATGGAAACTACGCTTCTAAGCTTAGTAAGCTAAGATTTGCCAGCTCAAATAAAATCGCAAGTGATATGAAGATGTCTTATGTAAGCGAAAATTCACAAAGTATTTGGGCTAATGTTTTTGGTGGAAATAATATCATAGATGGCAATAGCGGTGCTATGACAGGAGCTACTGTTGGTGCTGAAAAGATAGGAGAAAATGCACTTTGGGGGATTTATTTTAGTTATGCAAATGCAAAGATAAAAGATAAAAATTTAGAGCAGAAAAGTGATAATTTCCAAGTAGGAATTTACTCAAATTTTACTTTTGCAAGCGATATGGAAACTCATATAAAAATTTATACTCAAGTTAGCCCTACAAGACAAAATAGTCTTGATATAACAGGAGTGTATGAGGCTGATTTTATGGGGACAAATTTAGGCTTATCAGCAAATTTAGGTAAGCTTTTTGGAAGTGAGAGCTTTTCTGTGAAGCCTTTTGTGGGAGCAAATTATTATCTTAGTCATACTCCAAGATATACTCAAGCAGGGCTTATTGCTAAAAATATCGATAAAATCACAAATAATTCTATCAGTGCAGAGCTTGGAGCTGAGTTAAGAGCTTATATGAGTGAAAGCTCTTATTTCTTTGCTAGCCCTAAGATAGAACAATTTGTTTATAATGAAGGCGGGGATTATACAGCAAATTTAGCTGTAAATAACGCCTTTTTTACGAGTGTAGAAGCTGATAATAAAAAGAAAACTTATGCCCAGCTTATACTTGGTGGAAGTATTGATTTTAGCGAGAAATTTAGTGCAAATTTAGGTCTTGGTGCGAAACAAATTTTAGCAGGTAAGGTTGATAAGAAAAATGAAACTTATTTAAGCGGACAACTTGGACTTAAATACAATTACTAA
- a CDS encoding Mrp/NBP35 family ATP-binding protein: MIEKIKERLSKVTYPGFKRDIMSFNFVKDIQVQDEKAFIQIEIVSANKEVAKELQQGVEEALKDLNLKELKLEIKQPEPPKERSNSQSGKNIAPQIKNFIMISSGKGGVGKSTTSLNLAVSLAKMGKKVGLLDLDIYGPNIPRMLGLSEQRPEVIGTKIKPMQALGVHMMSMGVLIEQGQGLMWRGAMIMKAVEQLLTDVLWDELDVLILDMPPGTGDAQISVAQNIPITAGVCVSTPQMVSLDDSKRALDMFEKLHIPVAGVIENMSGFLCPDNGKEYEIFGKGGAVELAKDYKCEVLAQIPIEMSIREGSDSGKPVSFYLPESVSARRYQEAAEKIWNFIEKVNQEGGANNAAIQPVMNGKSACSS, encoded by the coding sequence ATGATAGAAAAGATTAAAGAAAGATTATCTAAGGTAACCTATCCCGGTTTTAAAAGAGATATAATGAGTTTTAATTTTGTTAAAGACATTCAAGTACAAGATGAAAAAGCCTTTATACAAATCGAGATAGTCTCAGCAAATAAAGAAGTTGCCAAAGAACTTCAGCAAGGCGTTGAAGAAGCTTTAAAGGATTTAAATTTAAAAGAACTAAAGCTTGAGATCAAACAGCCAGAACCTCCAAAAGAAAGGAGTAATTCTCAAAGTGGTAAAAATATCGCTCCGCAAATCAAAAATTTCATCATGATTTCAAGCGGAAAAGGTGGGGTTGGAAAAAGCACCACGAGTTTAAATTTAGCCGTATCCTTAGCAAAAATGGGTAAAAAAGTTGGCTTGCTTGATCTTGACATTTATGGACCAAATATCCCAAGAATGCTTGGACTAAGCGAACAAAGACCTGAGGTTATAGGCACAAAGATTAAACCCATGCAAGCTTTGGGCGTGCATATGATGAGTATGGGCGTTTTGATCGAGCAAGGACAAGGGCTGATGTGGCGTGGAGCGATGATCATGAAAGCTGTCGAGCAACTTTTAACTGATGTGCTTTGGGACGAGCTTGATGTATTGATCTTAGATATGCCTCCAGGAACTGGTGATGCACAAATTAGTGTCGCACAAAACATACCTATAACAGCTGGAGTTTGCGTAAGTACTCCGCAAATGGTTTCCCTAGATGATAGCAAAAGAGCGCTTGATATGTTTGAAAAGCTTCATATACCAGTAGCTGGCGTGATAGAAAATATGAGCGGATTTTTATGCCCTGATAATGGCAAAGAGTATGAAATCTTTGGAAAAGGTGGTGCTGTAGAACTTGCGAAAGATTATAAATGCGAGGTCTTAGCACAAATTCCTATCGAAATGAGCATAAGAGAGGGTTCAGATAGCGGAAAACCTGTGAGCTTTTATCTGCCTGAAAGCGTGAGTGCAAGAAGATATCAAGAAGCTGCTGAAAAAATTTGGAATTTCATCGAAAAGGTAAATCAAGAAGGCGGAGCAAATAACGCAGCCATTCAGCCCGTGATGAATGGAAAAAGTGCTTGCTCAAGCTAA
- a CDS encoding bifunctional 2-C-methyl-D-erythritol 4-phosphate cytidylyltransferase/2-C-methyl-D-erythritol 2,4-cyclodiphosphate synthase produces the protein MPDISLIMLAAGDSTRFNLPVKKQFIRLDNEPLWLVATKNLSSFFPFKKIIVTSSNISYMKKFAPSYEFVEGGKTRAQSLKNALEKVQSEFVMVSDVARVLVDKDLFLRLVENIDKADCITPALKVCDTTLYGDEALQREKIKLIQTPQLSRTSLLLKALNLDEEFTDDSTAISRVGGKVWFVEGDENTRKITYKEDLKKLQLKAPANEFFSGNGFDVHEFGEKRKLILGGVCVHEEMGVKAHSDGDLIAHALTDALLGAAGLGDIGEHFPDTDMKFKNANSMNLLKQCYALVRGFGFELVNVDLTIIAQAPKIGSFKEKIAQNLAKNLDLSEFRVNVKATTTEHLGFVGRKEGIAVFCSVNLKYFDWTKI, from the coding sequence ATGCCTGATATTAGCTTGATAATGCTTGCAGCTGGGGATTCTACAAGGTTTAATCTCCCTGTAAAAAAGCAGTTTATTCGTTTAGATAATGAGCCTTTATGGCTGGTTGCTACAAAAAATTTAAGCTCTTTTTTCCCTTTTAAAAAGATAATTGTTACTTCTAGTAACATTTCTTATATGAAAAAATTTGCTCCTTCTTATGAATTTGTTGAGGGTGGAAAAACAAGGGCTCAGTCTTTAAAAAATGCCCTTGAAAAAGTGCAAAGTGAATTTGTTATGGTGAGTGATGTGGCAAGGGTTTTGGTGGATAAGGATTTGTTTTTGAGATTAGTTGAAAACATTGATAAGGCTGATTGCATTACCCCTGCTTTAAAGGTGTGCGATACGACTCTTTACGGCGATGAAGCCTTGCAAAGAGAAAAGATCAAACTGATACAAACCCCGCAACTTTCACGCACAAGTCTGCTTTTAAAAGCTTTAAATTTAGATGAAGAATTTACAGATGATAGCACGGCTATTTCAAGAGTTGGAGGTAAGGTTTGGTTTGTTGAGGGTGATGAAAATACGAGAAAAATCACTTACAAAGAAGATCTTAAAAAGCTTCAGCTTAAAGCTCCTGCAAATGAATTTTTTAGTGGAAATGGCTTTGATGTGCATGAATTTGGTGAAAAAAGAAAGCTGATACTAGGTGGGGTTTGTGTGCATGAAGAAATGGGCGTTAAGGCTCATTCTGATGGGGATTTGATCGCACATGCTTTAACGGATGCACTTTTAGGAGCAGCTGGGCTTGGCGATATAGGCGAGCATTTTCCTGATACGGATATGAAATTTAAAAACGCAAATTCTATGAATCTGCTAAAGCAATGTTATGCCTTGGTTAGGGGATTTGGTTTTGAGCTTGTCAATGTTGATCTTACTATCATCGCACAAGCTCCAAAAATAGGTAGCTTTAAAGAAAAAATCGCTCAAAATTTAGCTAAAAATTTGGATCTAAGCGAATTTAGAGTGAATGTCAAAGCAACAACAACTGAACATTTGGGCTTTGTTGGGAGAAAAGAAGGCATTGCCGTTTTTTGTAGTGTAAATTTAAAATATTTTGATTGGACGAAAATATGA
- a CDS encoding tetrahydrodipicolinate N-succinyltransferase N-terminal domain-containing protein, with protein sequence MINSKDDFMLLLKQIEQRPNYKKPKAFGIARLDRGQLNKNKILQASFGLVNFEQNYGSAAVLLESFMQRGVEIDFSQSEFVMSLSMADIDFALECFKPFLDEDGHQNIELLKLVKDKFKDDEFAFVCMFEDKEPQSVECIYLKLYLLSLKKVPLRSLNLNGAFGKLCNAAWSDNKPIELEWLRANEMRLKMSNQYPRIDFVDKFPRFLAHIIPEDNTRILESSKVRMGAVLAGGTTIMPGAAYVNFNAGTTGACMVEGRISSSVVVGEGTDVGGGASILGVLSGTSGNAISVGKACLLGANSVTGVPLGDNCIVDAGIAVLEGTKFALKDKDELAKLNPNFDFSKEIYKGIELCGLNGLHFRQDSQSGKMIVALNKKAVKLNEALH encoded by the coding sequence ATGATAAATTCTAAAGATGATTTTATGCTTTTGCTAAAACAAATCGAGCAAAGACCAAACTACAAAAAACCAAAAGCCTTTGGTATCGCAAGGCTTGACAGAGGACAACTGAACAAAAACAAAATTCTACAAGCAAGCTTTGGACTTGTAAATTTCGAGCAAAACTACGGCTCAGCGGCGGTTCTTTTGGAAAGTTTTATGCAAAGAGGCGTTGAGATAGACTTTTCTCAAAGCGAATTTGTGATGAGCCTAAGCATGGCTGATATCGACTTTGCTCTTGAGTGCTTTAAGCCTTTTTTGGACGAGGACGGACATCAAAATATCGAGCTTTTAAAGCTGGTTAAGGATAAATTTAAAGATGATGAATTTGCCTTTGTTTGTATGTTTGAGGATAAAGAGCCGCAAAGTGTGGAGTGTATTTATCTTAAGCTTTATTTGCTTTCTTTGAAAAAAGTGCCTTTGAGAAGCTTAAATTTAAACGGGGCTTTTGGCAAGCTTTGCAACGCTGCTTGGAGCGATAACAAGCCTATCGAACTTGAATGGCTAAGAGCAAATGAAATGCGTCTTAAAATGAGCAATCAATACCCAAGGATTGATTTTGTCGATAAATTCCCAAGATTTTTAGCCCACATTATCCCAGAGGATAATACGAGAATTTTAGAAAGCTCTAAGGTTCGAATGGGTGCGGTGCTTGCAGGAGGCACGACTATAATGCCAGGAGCTGCTTATGTGAATTTTAACGCAGGAACTACAGGTGCTTGCATGGTAGAAGGACGCATTAGCTCAAGCGTGGTTGTGGGTGAGGGTACTGATGTTGGCGGTGGTGCTAGTATTTTAGGCGTTTTAAGTGGCACAAGTGGCAATGCTATCAGCGTCGGTAAGGCTTGTTTGCTTGGGGCAAATTCGGTTACCGGCGTTCCTTTGGGGGATAATTGCATAGTTGATGCGGGCATTGCTGTGCTTGAGGGAACAAAATTCGCACTTAAAGATAAAGATGAGCTTGCAAAACTTAATCCAAATTTTGACTTTTCAAAAGAAATTTACAAGGGTATCGAGCTTTGCGGTTTAAATGGACTACATTTCCGCCAAGATAGCCAAAGTGGTAAAATGATCGTAGCTTTAAATAAAAAGGCTGTGAAGTTAAACGAGGCTTTACATTAA